ACTGGTATCCGGTAGAGACCCCCCCTGTGTTTGGGATGTTCCCTCTTATTGCCGGCACTCTCGCCGCCACTCTTTTGGCGAGCGCGATTAGCCTGCCCGTCGCAGTTGCGCTTGCGGTATTCACTGCTGAAATCGCGCCGAAAAGCATAAGGAGTTTCCTCAAAGTGATGCTTGAACTGCTGGGTTTTCTACCGTCGATAGTCCTGGGTTTTCTCGGCATGATGGTGCTTGCTCCATGGATGCAGGAAAGCCTTAATATCGCAACAGGCCTGAATCTGTTGACTGCTTC
Above is a genomic segment from Synergistaceae bacterium containing:
- a CDS encoding phosphate ABC transporter permease subunit PstC — protein: MKKKNPLQKSIDTGFGGIGDKIASRLVFCVSTIGILLMVFILGFLIINGLPVLKDVSLIEILFGFDWYPVETPPVFGMFPLIAGTLAATLLASAISLPVAVALAVFTAEIAPKSIRSFLKVMLELLGFLPSIVLGFLGMMVLAPWMQESLNIATGLNLLTAS